A window of the Planococcus citri chromosome 4, ihPlaCitr1.1, whole genome shotgun sequence genome harbors these coding sequences:
- the Chro gene encoding uncharacterized protein Chro isoform X2 — MPVNTPSEVSDPMAAVTAAENEASSLDILVCGNCQSVFHFVEEFGEHKLKNDCEKADKTSLNSQGNKKPQVWAFLIWKNSQTKVAVDQQGSWKLYQRWCNMPESQRQSWVTAGRNIQAFINLSHARELNKFSQQVDTNNKENEKELDEEIEEDFVVEKIVGKRYNHKKKRVEYLLKWEGYPPEQNTWEPLSNLTTCKSLLQEYERLAAQTASDKSPAARLAGVLKRDIASPATKLSTGPSIKPSGMMPGKYLIEKKVEPTLQTQRKIVPATPLTNSMAATPKTLSPFERYTATTPKFDTNKEIEPKKLITGGDTPSAFASDPSLGTSAKPINIDDDDFSPPPLSMKRTSDGDSDAADDNKRSKLNETSSLNVSKPSDDVQEVPKSGIFKKSEVRDKFPSITTMLGKGEDAQKSDRNSADQRGILKVDHAQMPEIQSGIYKMSVKGASVKIDSVAIDRQISGILPTPPGPKGGVLILGNRLDVSKVSKASPKLIGGSPDKSQSPAFRGVYPRTEIPKVSKPDFQKTFSPIDNVKKPVNSLRKVLGGPIPRGRSKTSLPAPGNVSRLKNSFVKGYGDSSADTSGTRLVDGDGFLMEFCEYENSDMEDYSLPDDFPEELDMEPLSPARPLTLDPETGKRLMRAEGEPTPQPTPEPSPEPSPAPSPVPTHQILLKDEKDMTMTTEGLILKTDDVEGETYTEINGNTYKVTNAAGLLQNAAFATTQDGGELKAIAVPAELADGEHAENTNMITITGEDGLVYQVANAKLEGDTIVVASGEDEQQCVFVTEDGHQVMQRTNEDGSTVLTLESAYADAVSQLVPNQINILPDGSQIYVKQEENGQVELMQIQAGTEIAEQEATEEQEQQIAENADENSGQVVAQLIEAGEPAPGGGPRRVVLLLPDGNLMVTEVDEEQYAALELEK; from the exons ATGCCTGTCAATACGCCGTCAGAAGTTTCTGATCCTATGGCTGCTGTAACAG ctgctgaaaacGAAGCATCGTCCCTGGATATATTAGTATGTGGTAATTGCCAATCTGTATTTCATTTTGTCGAAGAATTCGGTGAAcataaactgaaaaatgattgcGAAAAAGCCGATAAAACTTCGCTCAATTCTCAA GGTAACAAGAAACCTCAAGTTTGGGCTTTCTTAATATGGAAAAATTCGCAAACTAAAGTAGCAG TTGACCAGCAAGGTTCTTGGAAATTATACCAGCGTTGGTGCAATATGCCAGAAAGTCAGCGTCAGTCCTGGGTCACCGCTGGTAGAAATATCCAAGCTTTTATAAACTTATCACACGCCAGAGAACTAAATAAG TTTTCGCAGCAGGTTGACACAAATaacaaagaaaacgaaaaagaatTGGACGAAGAAATAGAGGAAGACTTCGTCGTCGAGAAAATAGTCGGTAAACGATACAATCATAAGAAGAAACGAGTCGAGTATCTTTTAAAATGGGAAGGCTATCCTCCGGAGCAAAACACATGGGAACCGTTATCCAATCTAACCACGTGTAAAAGCCTTCTACAAGAGTACGAAAGACTGGCTGCTCAAACAGCCAGCGATAAATCACCGGCTGCCAGACTAGCCGGCGTTTTAAAGAGAGATATCGCCAGTCCGGCCACCAAATTATCTACTGGTCCGAGTATCAAACCATCCGGTATGATGCCTGGTAAATATTTAATCGAGAAAAAGGTCGAGCCTACGTTACAAACCCAAAGAAAAATCGTACCGGCTACTCCGCTCACTAATTCGATGGCGGCTACGCCCAAGACTTTGAGTCCGTTCGAGCGGTACACGGCTACGACTCCTAAGTTCGACACTAATAAAGAAATTGAACCTAAGAAACTTATCACAGGTGGTGATACACCGTCGGCTTTCGCCTCTGATCC TAGTCTTGGTACTTCTGCTAAACCAATTAATATCGACGACGATGATTTCTCCCCGCCGCCTTTGTCTATGAAACGAACCAGTGATGGAGACAGTGATGCCGCCGATGATAATAAACGATCTAAATTGAACGAAACTAGTTCTTTGAATGTTAGTAAACCGTCTGATGATGTTCAAGAGGTACCCAAGAGTggtattttcaagaaaa GTGAAGTTAGAGATAAATTCCCTTCGATTACAACGATGCTTGGTAAAGGAGAAGATGCTCAAAAATCCGATAGAAATTCG GCCGATCAAAGAGGcattttaaaagttgatcaCGCTCAAATGCCCGAAATCCAATCCGGTATTTATAAAATGTCGGTAAAAGGTGCCAGCGTGAAGATCGACTCGGTCGCAATCGATCGTCAAATCTCCGGTATCTTACCAACGCCACCAGGACCCAAAGGAGGCGTATTAATATTAGGAAATCGTTTAGACGTATCAAAAGTATCCAAAGCGTCGCCTAAATTAATAGGCGGTAGTCCAGATAAATCTCAGAGTCCGGCATTCCGAGGTGTTTATCCTCGAACTGAAATACCCAAGGTATCAAAAccagatttccaaaaaaccTTTAGTCCCATCGATAACGTCAAGAAACCAGTGAATTCGTTACGTAAAGTATTAGGAGGACCTATACCTCGCGGAAGGTCTAAGACCAGCTTGCCTGCTCCAGGCAACGTATCCAGATTGAAGAATAGTTTTGTCAAAG GTTATGGCGACAGTTCAGCTGATACCTCCGGAACTCGATTAGTCGATGGCGACGGTTTCCTAATGGAATTCTGCGAGTATGAGAACTCTGATATGGAAGATTATTCATTACCTGACGATTTCCCCGAAG AACTCGATATGGAACCACTGAGTCCAGCCAGACCTTTGACTCTTGATCCGGAAACAGGCAAGAGATTAATGCGCGCCGAAGGCGAACCGACACCTCAACCTACGCCCGAACCATCACCCGAGCCTTCGCCTGCTCCATCTCCTGTGCCCACGCaccaaattttattaaaagatgAGAAAGATATGACG ATGACCACAGAAGGATTAATATTAAAGACAGACGACGTTGAAGGTGAAACATACACCGAGATTAACGGAAATACATACAAAGTCACGAA CGCTGCTGGTTTACTTCAAAATGCCGCGTTCGCCACCACCCAAGATGGAGGTGAACTTAAAGCTATCGCTGTTCCTGCCGAATTAGCCGACGGCGAACACGCCGAAAACACTAATATGATCACTATCACCGGAGAAGATGGATTAGTCTATCAA GTTGCTAATGCGAAACTAGAAGGCGATACTATCGTCGTAGCGTCGGGCGAAGACGAACAACAATGTGTATTCGTAACCGAAGACGGACATCAAGTCATGCAAAGAACCAACGAAGACGGATCCACCGTACTGACTTTGGAAAGCGCTTACGCCGATGCTGTATCTCAATTAGTACCTAATCAG ATAAACATTCTACCCGATGGTTCACAAATCTACGTCAAACAAGAAGAAAACGGCCAAGTCGAGCTTATGCAAATTCAAGCCGGTACCGAAATCGCCGAACAAGAGGCTACCGAAGAACAAGAACAACAAATCGCCGAAAACGCCGACGAAAATTCTGGTCAAGTTGTCGCCCAGCTTATCGAAGCCGGAGAACCTGCCCCTGGTG GTGGACCGAGAAGAGTTGTTTTACTGCTACCCGATGGTAATTTAATGGTAACCGAAGTGGACGAAGAACAATACGCAGCCttggaattggaaaaataa
- the Chro gene encoding uncharacterized protein Chro isoform X3 — protein MPVNTPSEVSDPMAAVTAAENEASSLDILVCGNCQSVFHFVEEFGEHKLKNDCEKADKTSLNSQGNKKPQVWAFLIWKNSQTKVAVDQQGSWKLYQRWCNMPESQRQSWVTAGRNIQAFINLSHARELNKQVDTNNKENEKELDEEIEEDFVVEKIVGKRYNHKKKRVEYLLKWEGYPPEQNTWEPLSNLTTCKSLLQEYERLAAQTASDKSPAARLAGVLKRDIASPATKLSTGPSIKPSGMMPGKYLIEKKVEPTLQTQRKIVPATPLTNSMAATPKTLSPFERYTATTPKFDTNKEIEPKKLITGGDTPSAFASDPSLGTSAKPINIDDDDFSPPPLSMKRTSDGDSDAADDNKRSKLNETSSLNVSKPSDDVQEVPKSGIFKKSEVRDKFPSITTMLGKGEDAQKSDRNSADQRGILKVDHAQMPEIQSGIYKMSVKGASVKIDSVAIDRQISGILPTPPGPKGGVLILGNRLDVSKVSKASPKLIGGSPDKSQSPAFRGVYPRTEIPKVSKPDFQKTFSPIDNVKKPVNSLRKVLGGPIPRGRSKTSLPAPGNVSRLKNSFVKGYGDSSADTSGTRLVDGDGFLMEFCEYENSDMEDYSLPDDFPEELDMEPLSPARPLTLDPETGKRLMRAEGEPTPQPTPEPSPEPSPAPSPVPTHQILLKDEKDMTVRMTTEGLILKTDDVEGETYTEINGNTYKVTNAAGLLQNAAFATTQDGGELKAIAVPAELADGEHAENTNMITITGEDGLVYQVANAKLEGDTIVVASGEDEQQCVFVTEDGHQVMQRTNEDGSTVLTLESAYADAVSQLVPNQINILPDGSQIYVKQEENGQVELMQIQAGTEIAEQEATEEQEQQIAENADENSGQVVAQLIEAGEPAPGGGPRRVVLLLPDGNLMVTEVDEEQYAALELEK, from the exons ATGCCTGTCAATACGCCGTCAGAAGTTTCTGATCCTATGGCTGCTGTAACAG ctgctgaaaacGAAGCATCGTCCCTGGATATATTAGTATGTGGTAATTGCCAATCTGTATTTCATTTTGTCGAAGAATTCGGTGAAcataaactgaaaaatgattgcGAAAAAGCCGATAAAACTTCGCTCAATTCTCAA GGTAACAAGAAACCTCAAGTTTGGGCTTTCTTAATATGGAAAAATTCGCAAACTAAAGTAGCAG TTGACCAGCAAGGTTCTTGGAAATTATACCAGCGTTGGTGCAATATGCCAGAAAGTCAGCGTCAGTCCTGGGTCACCGCTGGTAGAAATATCCAAGCTTTTATAAACTTATCACACGCCAGAGAACTAAATAAG CAGGTTGACACAAATaacaaagaaaacgaaaaagaatTGGACGAAGAAATAGAGGAAGACTTCGTCGTCGAGAAAATAGTCGGTAAACGATACAATCATAAGAAGAAACGAGTCGAGTATCTTTTAAAATGGGAAGGCTATCCTCCGGAGCAAAACACATGGGAACCGTTATCCAATCTAACCACGTGTAAAAGCCTTCTACAAGAGTACGAAAGACTGGCTGCTCAAACAGCCAGCGATAAATCACCGGCTGCCAGACTAGCCGGCGTTTTAAAGAGAGATATCGCCAGTCCGGCCACCAAATTATCTACTGGTCCGAGTATCAAACCATCCGGTATGATGCCTGGTAAATATTTAATCGAGAAAAAGGTCGAGCCTACGTTACAAACCCAAAGAAAAATCGTACCGGCTACTCCGCTCACTAATTCGATGGCGGCTACGCCCAAGACTTTGAGTCCGTTCGAGCGGTACACGGCTACGACTCCTAAGTTCGACACTAATAAAGAAATTGAACCTAAGAAACTTATCACAGGTGGTGATACACCGTCGGCTTTCGCCTCTGATCC TAGTCTTGGTACTTCTGCTAAACCAATTAATATCGACGACGATGATTTCTCCCCGCCGCCTTTGTCTATGAAACGAACCAGTGATGGAGACAGTGATGCCGCCGATGATAATAAACGATCTAAATTGAACGAAACTAGTTCTTTGAATGTTAGTAAACCGTCTGATGATGTTCAAGAGGTACCCAAGAGTggtattttcaagaaaa GTGAAGTTAGAGATAAATTCCCTTCGATTACAACGATGCTTGGTAAAGGAGAAGATGCTCAAAAATCCGATAGAAATTCG GCCGATCAAAGAGGcattttaaaagttgatcaCGCTCAAATGCCCGAAATCCAATCCGGTATTTATAAAATGTCGGTAAAAGGTGCCAGCGTGAAGATCGACTCGGTCGCAATCGATCGTCAAATCTCCGGTATCTTACCAACGCCACCAGGACCCAAAGGAGGCGTATTAATATTAGGAAATCGTTTAGACGTATCAAAAGTATCCAAAGCGTCGCCTAAATTAATAGGCGGTAGTCCAGATAAATCTCAGAGTCCGGCATTCCGAGGTGTTTATCCTCGAACTGAAATACCCAAGGTATCAAAAccagatttccaaaaaaccTTTAGTCCCATCGATAACGTCAAGAAACCAGTGAATTCGTTACGTAAAGTATTAGGAGGACCTATACCTCGCGGAAGGTCTAAGACCAGCTTGCCTGCTCCAGGCAACGTATCCAGATTGAAGAATAGTTTTGTCAAAG GTTATGGCGACAGTTCAGCTGATACCTCCGGAACTCGATTAGTCGATGGCGACGGTTTCCTAATGGAATTCTGCGAGTATGAGAACTCTGATATGGAAGATTATTCATTACCTGACGATTTCCCCGAAG AACTCGATATGGAACCACTGAGTCCAGCCAGACCTTTGACTCTTGATCCGGAAACAGGCAAGAGATTAATGCGCGCCGAAGGCGAACCGACACCTCAACCTACGCCCGAACCATCACCCGAGCCTTCGCCTGCTCCATCTCCTGTGCCCACGCaccaaattttattaaaagatgAGAAAGATATGACGGTAAGA ATGACCACAGAAGGATTAATATTAAAGACAGACGACGTTGAAGGTGAAACATACACCGAGATTAACGGAAATACATACAAAGTCACGAA CGCTGCTGGTTTACTTCAAAATGCCGCGTTCGCCACCACCCAAGATGGAGGTGAACTTAAAGCTATCGCTGTTCCTGCCGAATTAGCCGACGGCGAACACGCCGAAAACACTAATATGATCACTATCACCGGAGAAGATGGATTAGTCTATCAA GTTGCTAATGCGAAACTAGAAGGCGATACTATCGTCGTAGCGTCGGGCGAAGACGAACAACAATGTGTATTCGTAACCGAAGACGGACATCAAGTCATGCAAAGAACCAACGAAGACGGATCCACCGTACTGACTTTGGAAAGCGCTTACGCCGATGCTGTATCTCAATTAGTACCTAATCAG ATAAACATTCTACCCGATGGTTCACAAATCTACGTCAAACAAGAAGAAAACGGCCAAGTCGAGCTTATGCAAATTCAAGCCGGTACCGAAATCGCCGAACAAGAGGCTACCGAAGAACAAGAACAACAAATCGCCGAAAACGCCGACGAAAATTCTGGTCAAGTTGTCGCCCAGCTTATCGAAGCCGGAGAACCTGCCCCTGGTG GTGGACCGAGAAGAGTTGTTTTACTGCTACCCGATGGTAATTTAATGGTAACCGAAGTGGACGAAGAACAATACGCAGCCttggaattggaaaaataa
- the Chro gene encoding uncharacterized protein Chro isoform X4, with protein MPVNTPSEVSDPMAAVTAAENEASSLDILVCGNCQSVFHFVEEFGEHKLKNDCEKADKTSLNSQGNKKPQVWAFLIWKNSQTKVAVDQQGSWKLYQRWCNMPESQRQSWVTAGRNIQAFINLSHARELNKVDTNNKENEKELDEEIEEDFVVEKIVGKRYNHKKKRVEYLLKWEGYPPEQNTWEPLSNLTTCKSLLQEYERLAAQTASDKSPAARLAGVLKRDIASPATKLSTGPSIKPSGMMPGKYLIEKKVEPTLQTQRKIVPATPLTNSMAATPKTLSPFERYTATTPKFDTNKEIEPKKLITGGDTPSAFASDPSLGTSAKPINIDDDDFSPPPLSMKRTSDGDSDAADDNKRSKLNETSSLNVSKPSDDVQEVPKSGIFKKSEVRDKFPSITTMLGKGEDAQKSDRNSADQRGILKVDHAQMPEIQSGIYKMSVKGASVKIDSVAIDRQISGILPTPPGPKGGVLILGNRLDVSKVSKASPKLIGGSPDKSQSPAFRGVYPRTEIPKVSKPDFQKTFSPIDNVKKPVNSLRKVLGGPIPRGRSKTSLPAPGNVSRLKNSFVKGYGDSSADTSGTRLVDGDGFLMEFCEYENSDMEDYSLPDDFPEELDMEPLSPARPLTLDPETGKRLMRAEGEPTPQPTPEPSPEPSPAPSPVPTHQILLKDEKDMTVRMTTEGLILKTDDVEGETYTEINGNTYKVTNAAGLLQNAAFATTQDGGELKAIAVPAELADGEHAENTNMITITGEDGLVYQVANAKLEGDTIVVASGEDEQQCVFVTEDGHQVMQRTNEDGSTVLTLESAYADAVSQLVPNQINILPDGSQIYVKQEENGQVELMQIQAGTEIAEQEATEEQEQQIAENADENSGQVVAQLIEAGEPAPGGGPRRVVLLLPDGNLMVTEVDEEQYAALELEK; from the exons ATGCCTGTCAATACGCCGTCAGAAGTTTCTGATCCTATGGCTGCTGTAACAG ctgctgaaaacGAAGCATCGTCCCTGGATATATTAGTATGTGGTAATTGCCAATCTGTATTTCATTTTGTCGAAGAATTCGGTGAAcataaactgaaaaatgattgcGAAAAAGCCGATAAAACTTCGCTCAATTCTCAA GGTAACAAGAAACCTCAAGTTTGGGCTTTCTTAATATGGAAAAATTCGCAAACTAAAGTAGCAG TTGACCAGCAAGGTTCTTGGAAATTATACCAGCGTTGGTGCAATATGCCAGAAAGTCAGCGTCAGTCCTGGGTCACCGCTGGTAGAAATATCCAAGCTTTTATAAACTTATCACACGCCAGAGAACTAAATAAG GTTGACACAAATaacaaagaaaacgaaaaagaatTGGACGAAGAAATAGAGGAAGACTTCGTCGTCGAGAAAATAGTCGGTAAACGATACAATCATAAGAAGAAACGAGTCGAGTATCTTTTAAAATGGGAAGGCTATCCTCCGGAGCAAAACACATGGGAACCGTTATCCAATCTAACCACGTGTAAAAGCCTTCTACAAGAGTACGAAAGACTGGCTGCTCAAACAGCCAGCGATAAATCACCGGCTGCCAGACTAGCCGGCGTTTTAAAGAGAGATATCGCCAGTCCGGCCACCAAATTATCTACTGGTCCGAGTATCAAACCATCCGGTATGATGCCTGGTAAATATTTAATCGAGAAAAAGGTCGAGCCTACGTTACAAACCCAAAGAAAAATCGTACCGGCTACTCCGCTCACTAATTCGATGGCGGCTACGCCCAAGACTTTGAGTCCGTTCGAGCGGTACACGGCTACGACTCCTAAGTTCGACACTAATAAAGAAATTGAACCTAAGAAACTTATCACAGGTGGTGATACACCGTCGGCTTTCGCCTCTGATCC TAGTCTTGGTACTTCTGCTAAACCAATTAATATCGACGACGATGATTTCTCCCCGCCGCCTTTGTCTATGAAACGAACCAGTGATGGAGACAGTGATGCCGCCGATGATAATAAACGATCTAAATTGAACGAAACTAGTTCTTTGAATGTTAGTAAACCGTCTGATGATGTTCAAGAGGTACCCAAGAGTggtattttcaagaaaa GTGAAGTTAGAGATAAATTCCCTTCGATTACAACGATGCTTGGTAAAGGAGAAGATGCTCAAAAATCCGATAGAAATTCG GCCGATCAAAGAGGcattttaaaagttgatcaCGCTCAAATGCCCGAAATCCAATCCGGTATTTATAAAATGTCGGTAAAAGGTGCCAGCGTGAAGATCGACTCGGTCGCAATCGATCGTCAAATCTCCGGTATCTTACCAACGCCACCAGGACCCAAAGGAGGCGTATTAATATTAGGAAATCGTTTAGACGTATCAAAAGTATCCAAAGCGTCGCCTAAATTAATAGGCGGTAGTCCAGATAAATCTCAGAGTCCGGCATTCCGAGGTGTTTATCCTCGAACTGAAATACCCAAGGTATCAAAAccagatttccaaaaaaccTTTAGTCCCATCGATAACGTCAAGAAACCAGTGAATTCGTTACGTAAAGTATTAGGAGGACCTATACCTCGCGGAAGGTCTAAGACCAGCTTGCCTGCTCCAGGCAACGTATCCAGATTGAAGAATAGTTTTGTCAAAG GTTATGGCGACAGTTCAGCTGATACCTCCGGAACTCGATTAGTCGATGGCGACGGTTTCCTAATGGAATTCTGCGAGTATGAGAACTCTGATATGGAAGATTATTCATTACCTGACGATTTCCCCGAAG AACTCGATATGGAACCACTGAGTCCAGCCAGACCTTTGACTCTTGATCCGGAAACAGGCAAGAGATTAATGCGCGCCGAAGGCGAACCGACACCTCAACCTACGCCCGAACCATCACCCGAGCCTTCGCCTGCTCCATCTCCTGTGCCCACGCaccaaattttattaaaagatgAGAAAGATATGACGGTAAGA ATGACCACAGAAGGATTAATATTAAAGACAGACGACGTTGAAGGTGAAACATACACCGAGATTAACGGAAATACATACAAAGTCACGAA CGCTGCTGGTTTACTTCAAAATGCCGCGTTCGCCACCACCCAAGATGGAGGTGAACTTAAAGCTATCGCTGTTCCTGCCGAATTAGCCGACGGCGAACACGCCGAAAACACTAATATGATCACTATCACCGGAGAAGATGGATTAGTCTATCAA GTTGCTAATGCGAAACTAGAAGGCGATACTATCGTCGTAGCGTCGGGCGAAGACGAACAACAATGTGTATTCGTAACCGAAGACGGACATCAAGTCATGCAAAGAACCAACGAAGACGGATCCACCGTACTGACTTTGGAAAGCGCTTACGCCGATGCTGTATCTCAATTAGTACCTAATCAG ATAAACATTCTACCCGATGGTTCACAAATCTACGTCAAACAAGAAGAAAACGGCCAAGTCGAGCTTATGCAAATTCAAGCCGGTACCGAAATCGCCGAACAAGAGGCTACCGAAGAACAAGAACAACAAATCGCCGAAAACGCCGACGAAAATTCTGGTCAAGTTGTCGCCCAGCTTATCGAAGCCGGAGAACCTGCCCCTGGTG GTGGACCGAGAAGAGTTGTTTTACTGCTACCCGATGGTAATTTAATGGTAACCGAAGTGGACGAAGAACAATACGCAGCCttggaattggaaaaataa
- the Chro gene encoding uncharacterized protein Chro isoform X1: MPVNTPSEVSDPMAAVTAAENEASSLDILVCGNCQSVFHFVEEFGEHKLKNDCEKADKTSLNSQGNKKPQVWAFLIWKNSQTKVAVDQQGSWKLYQRWCNMPESQRQSWVTAGRNIQAFINLSHARELNKFSQQVDTNNKENEKELDEEIEEDFVVEKIVGKRYNHKKKRVEYLLKWEGYPPEQNTWEPLSNLTTCKSLLQEYERLAAQTASDKSPAARLAGVLKRDIASPATKLSTGPSIKPSGMMPGKYLIEKKVEPTLQTQRKIVPATPLTNSMAATPKTLSPFERYTATTPKFDTNKEIEPKKLITGGDTPSAFASDPSLGTSAKPINIDDDDFSPPPLSMKRTSDGDSDAADDNKRSKLNETSSLNVSKPSDDVQEVPKSGIFKKSEVRDKFPSITTMLGKGEDAQKSDRNSADQRGILKVDHAQMPEIQSGIYKMSVKGASVKIDSVAIDRQISGILPTPPGPKGGVLILGNRLDVSKVSKASPKLIGGSPDKSQSPAFRGVYPRTEIPKVSKPDFQKTFSPIDNVKKPVNSLRKVLGGPIPRGRSKTSLPAPGNVSRLKNSFVKGYGDSSADTSGTRLVDGDGFLMEFCEYENSDMEDYSLPDDFPEELDMEPLSPARPLTLDPETGKRLMRAEGEPTPQPTPEPSPEPSPAPSPVPTHQILLKDEKDMTVRMTTEGLILKTDDVEGETYTEINGNTYKVTNAAGLLQNAAFATTQDGGELKAIAVPAELADGEHAENTNMITITGEDGLVYQVANAKLEGDTIVVASGEDEQQCVFVTEDGHQVMQRTNEDGSTVLTLESAYADAVSQLVPNQINILPDGSQIYVKQEENGQVELMQIQAGTEIAEQEATEEQEQQIAENADENSGQVVAQLIEAGEPAPGGGPRRVVLLLPDGNLMVTEVDEEQYAALELEK; encoded by the exons ATGCCTGTCAATACGCCGTCAGAAGTTTCTGATCCTATGGCTGCTGTAACAG ctgctgaaaacGAAGCATCGTCCCTGGATATATTAGTATGTGGTAATTGCCAATCTGTATTTCATTTTGTCGAAGAATTCGGTGAAcataaactgaaaaatgattgcGAAAAAGCCGATAAAACTTCGCTCAATTCTCAA GGTAACAAGAAACCTCAAGTTTGGGCTTTCTTAATATGGAAAAATTCGCAAACTAAAGTAGCAG TTGACCAGCAAGGTTCTTGGAAATTATACCAGCGTTGGTGCAATATGCCAGAAAGTCAGCGTCAGTCCTGGGTCACCGCTGGTAGAAATATCCAAGCTTTTATAAACTTATCACACGCCAGAGAACTAAATAAG TTTTCGCAGCAGGTTGACACAAATaacaaagaaaacgaaaaagaatTGGACGAAGAAATAGAGGAAGACTTCGTCGTCGAGAAAATAGTCGGTAAACGATACAATCATAAGAAGAAACGAGTCGAGTATCTTTTAAAATGGGAAGGCTATCCTCCGGAGCAAAACACATGGGAACCGTTATCCAATCTAACCACGTGTAAAAGCCTTCTACAAGAGTACGAAAGACTGGCTGCTCAAACAGCCAGCGATAAATCACCGGCTGCCAGACTAGCCGGCGTTTTAAAGAGAGATATCGCCAGTCCGGCCACCAAATTATCTACTGGTCCGAGTATCAAACCATCCGGTATGATGCCTGGTAAATATTTAATCGAGAAAAAGGTCGAGCCTACGTTACAAACCCAAAGAAAAATCGTACCGGCTACTCCGCTCACTAATTCGATGGCGGCTACGCCCAAGACTTTGAGTCCGTTCGAGCGGTACACGGCTACGACTCCTAAGTTCGACACTAATAAAGAAATTGAACCTAAGAAACTTATCACAGGTGGTGATACACCGTCGGCTTTCGCCTCTGATCC TAGTCTTGGTACTTCTGCTAAACCAATTAATATCGACGACGATGATTTCTCCCCGCCGCCTTTGTCTATGAAACGAACCAGTGATGGAGACAGTGATGCCGCCGATGATAATAAACGATCTAAATTGAACGAAACTAGTTCTTTGAATGTTAGTAAACCGTCTGATGATGTTCAAGAGGTACCCAAGAGTggtattttcaagaaaa GTGAAGTTAGAGATAAATTCCCTTCGATTACAACGATGCTTGGTAAAGGAGAAGATGCTCAAAAATCCGATAGAAATTCG GCCGATCAAAGAGGcattttaaaagttgatcaCGCTCAAATGCCCGAAATCCAATCCGGTATTTATAAAATGTCGGTAAAAGGTGCCAGCGTGAAGATCGACTCGGTCGCAATCGATCGTCAAATCTCCGGTATCTTACCAACGCCACCAGGACCCAAAGGAGGCGTATTAATATTAGGAAATCGTTTAGACGTATCAAAAGTATCCAAAGCGTCGCCTAAATTAATAGGCGGTAGTCCAGATAAATCTCAGAGTCCGGCATTCCGAGGTGTTTATCCTCGAACTGAAATACCCAAGGTATCAAAAccagatttccaaaaaaccTTTAGTCCCATCGATAACGTCAAGAAACCAGTGAATTCGTTACGTAAAGTATTAGGAGGACCTATACCTCGCGGAAGGTCTAAGACCAGCTTGCCTGCTCCAGGCAACGTATCCAGATTGAAGAATAGTTTTGTCAAAG GTTATGGCGACAGTTCAGCTGATACCTCCGGAACTCGATTAGTCGATGGCGACGGTTTCCTAATGGAATTCTGCGAGTATGAGAACTCTGATATGGAAGATTATTCATTACCTGACGATTTCCCCGAAG AACTCGATATGGAACCACTGAGTCCAGCCAGACCTTTGACTCTTGATCCGGAAACAGGCAAGAGATTAATGCGCGCCGAAGGCGAACCGACACCTCAACCTACGCCCGAACCATCACCCGAGCCTTCGCCTGCTCCATCTCCTGTGCCCACGCaccaaattttattaaaagatgAGAAAGATATGACGGTAAGA ATGACCACAGAAGGATTAATATTAAAGACAGACGACGTTGAAGGTGAAACATACACCGAGATTAACGGAAATACATACAAAGTCACGAA CGCTGCTGGTTTACTTCAAAATGCCGCGTTCGCCACCACCCAAGATGGAGGTGAACTTAAAGCTATCGCTGTTCCTGCCGAATTAGCCGACGGCGAACACGCCGAAAACACTAATATGATCACTATCACCGGAGAAGATGGATTAGTCTATCAA GTTGCTAATGCGAAACTAGAAGGCGATACTATCGTCGTAGCGTCGGGCGAAGACGAACAACAATGTGTATTCGTAACCGAAGACGGACATCAAGTCATGCAAAGAACCAACGAAGACGGATCCACCGTACTGACTTTGGAAAGCGCTTACGCCGATGCTGTATCTCAATTAGTACCTAATCAG ATAAACATTCTACCCGATGGTTCACAAATCTACGTCAAACAAGAAGAAAACGGCCAAGTCGAGCTTATGCAAATTCAAGCCGGTACCGAAATCGCCGAACAAGAGGCTACCGAAGAACAAGAACAACAAATCGCCGAAAACGCCGACGAAAATTCTGGTCAAGTTGTCGCCCAGCTTATCGAAGCCGGAGAACCTGCCCCTGGTG GTGGACCGAGAAGAGTTGTTTTACTGCTACCCGATGGTAATTTAATGGTAACCGAAGTGGACGAAGAACAATACGCAGCCttggaattggaaaaataa